The proteins below are encoded in one region of Thermosulfurimonas marina:
- a CDS encoding lipopolysaccharide kinase InaA family protein, whose protein sequence is MEKNLKNLYIHQKATAEAHLWARSPGVLTHLENILYGAGQRVCLKAGRIHRAEKILLEDKLYFLKIFYVKNLAKLLFKYPLKYRPPFKAVFNALLVSERGFPVILPLGFFIFKNPYRQKAWGGLLSPYYLEFETLPALWDKARQERNLFESLMQDILKLLQKLHEAGLYIRDTKVNNFLVRPGEEPLLFDLDQVKFFRRPLPQKLRLKNYQVLRRTLRRQGIPEEWLKVWFEKLL, encoded by the coding sequence ATGGAAAAAAACCTAAAAAATCTCTATATTCATCAAAAAGCTACTGCTGAAGCCCATCTTTGGGCTCGGAGCCCGGGAGTCTTGACCCACTTAGAAAATATACTATACGGAGCGGGACAAAGAGTCTGCCTCAAGGCGGGCCGGATCCATCGAGCCGAAAAAATTCTCTTGGAGGACAAACTTTACTTTTTGAAGATCTTTTATGTAAAAAATCTAGCAAAACTTCTCTTTAAATATCCATTGAAATATAGGCCCCCCTTTAAGGCCGTCTTCAATGCCCTCCTGGTCTCGGAACGGGGGTTTCCTGTAATTCTTCCCCTGGGTTTTTTTATCTTCAAAAATCCTTACCGCCAAAAAGCCTGGGGAGGGCTTCTATCTCCTTATTATTTAGAATTTGAAACCTTGCCTGCTCTATGGGACAAAGCCCGCCAAGAAAGAAATTTGTTCGAGTCCCTTATGCAAGACATTCTGAAACTACTGCAGAAGCTTCACGAAGCGGGTCTCTATATTCGCGATACAAAGGTTAATAACTTTTTAGTCCGTCCTGGAGAAGAACCTCTCCTTTTCGATCTGGATCAAGTAAAATTCTTCCGAAGACCTCTTCCCCAAAAATTACGCCTCAAAAACTACCAAGTTTTAAGACGCACTTTACGACGACAGGGTATTCCAGAGGAATGGCTCAAGGTATGGTTCGAGAAATTACTTTGA
- a CDS encoding ArnT family glycosyltransferase: MDRRTLLVGIFTIILYSLALNLPFLWEREFQGEAARRVVAALEMMERGDYLIPYIEGRPYLLKPPGYNWVLIVFFKLFGSHTEFVARLSSVTAATLAALFLALLFRAVARPPGLLWILPGLVFLSTPEVLDKACRAEIDMTYTLLVTVSVFSWFYFHEIRRRPFWAWSVGLGVAALATLTKTFQAVIFFYTPIFPYLLWKKRLREFFSLPHLAGLGIYALIFLAWFLPASREVGSRTILRAWLGEYLSKKNPLEPSGFWGHALSFPLAYLQGHLPWILFVLGYFSREFRKSLSVPLRNLALFSVLFVGLSFPLYWLSPGARLRYLLPTVGALTFLISAVLEYSAKTSKIPQVILWPLKILVIVLVLLGPVFAVSAWNKLRLYENEGGLFFLGLLSLGGIGWSLLRDPRQKIWGLFVFVFLAKLAFSAVYFPYQDRFRDHYRRAARLLQKYLSRGSLLCDYGVNTPHLTYYLGYTSSPPIRIRMVSPNELNKCKMVITPQGITLQGFKPLLNFKARRRPLTLWKKT; this comes from the coding sequence ATGGATAGGCGTACCCTTCTTGTCGGCATCTTCACTATCATCCTCTATTCCCTGGCCTTAAATCTGCCTTTCCTTTGGGAAAGGGAGTTTCAGGGAGAGGCCGCCCGCAGAGTGGTGGCGGCCCTGGAAATGATGGAACGGGGGGACTACCTGATCCCCTATATCGAAGGCCGTCCCTACCTCCTGAAACCTCCGGGCTATAACTGGGTGCTCATTGTTTTTTTTAAGCTCTTTGGGAGTCACACGGAATTTGTAGCCCGGCTTTCTTCGGTAACCGCAGCCACCCTGGCCGCCCTTTTCCTGGCCCTCCTTTTTCGGGCCGTAGCCCGTCCTCCCGGCCTTCTCTGGATCCTTCCCGGACTGGTCTTTCTTTCCACCCCGGAGGTCTTGGACAAGGCCTGCCGGGCCGAAATCGACATGACTTACACCCTACTGGTAACGGTCTCCGTCTTTTCCTGGTTTTATTTTCACGAAATCCGTAGAAGACCTTTCTGGGCCTGGAGCGTGGGACTCGGGGTAGCAGCTCTGGCCACTCTCACTAAGACCTTTCAAGCGGTGATCTTTTTCTATACTCCTATCTTCCCTTATCTCCTTTGGAAAAAACGCCTCCGGGAATTCTTCTCTCTTCCCCATCTTGCGGGGTTGGGGATCTATGCCCTAATCTTCTTGGCCTGGTTTCTTCCGGCCTCCCGCGAAGTAGGCTCTCGCACCATCCTCAGGGCCTGGCTAGGAGAGTATCTTTCGAAAAAAAATCCTTTAGAACCCTCGGGTTTCTGGGGGCATGCGCTCTCCTTTCCCTTAGCCTACCTTCAGGGCCACCTTCCCTGGATCCTTTTTGTCTTGGGATATTTTTCGCGAGAATTCAGAAAAAGTCTTTCCGTTCCTCTTCGTAACCTGGCCCTGTTTTCTGTGCTGTTTGTCGGTCTATCCTTTCCCCTTTACTGGCTTTCCCCTGGAGCCCGCCTGCGTTATCTTTTACCCACGGTAGGGGCCTTAACCTTCCTGATTTCTGCCGTTTTGGAATATTCCGCAAAAACATCCAAAATTCCTCAAGTTATCCTATGGCCGTTAAAAATCTTGGTTATTGTTTTGGTCCTCTTAGGGCCTGTTTTCGCTGTAAGTGCCTGGAACAAACTTCGTCTTTACGAAAACGAAGGAGGATTATTTTTTCTGGGCCTTCTTTCTCTGGGAGGAATAGGATGGTCCCTTCTCAGAGACCCTCGGCAAAAAATATGGGGGCTTTTTGTCTTTGTTTTTCTGGCTAAACTGGCCTTTTCCGCTGTTTATTTTCCCTATCAGGATCGCTTTCGAGACCACTATCGCAGAGCCGCTCGCCTACTCCAAAAATACCTCTCCAGGGGCTCTCTTCTCTGTGACTACGGAGTAAATACTCCTCATTTGACCTACTATTTGGGCTATACTTCTTCTCCCCCAATCCGGATAAGGATGGTATCCCCGAACGAACTTAACAAATGTAAAATGGTAATAACTCCTCAAGGAATAACTCTTCAGGGATTTAAGCCCCTTTTAAACTTTAAAGCCCGCCGCAGACCTTTGACTTTATGGAAAAAAACCTAA
- a CDS encoding glycosyltransferase family 4 protein, whose amino-acid sequence MKVIYLHHLPFPWGRAHDVHVIKTVYYLAREGLPTLLLAPLKKAFRRPEALLKYYGLGPPPEKLKIVPIPVLRIRRPFKLAVNSIYDLFLRLYLRRHPPSEGSLFLFSEARLVRLALRLAPEVPRILEIHGLRYFKKGGPCPEEKKVFEALSLGLITTRALKELIQEIYAPSVPLEHLPLASEPLTDTISRDKNHPPLMVYAGQLYPGQGVEVVLEALKYLPAARLVVIGGRKKDLDRLQRLSRALNLSSRVKFTGYLPPAQVRSWLLKADLLVLPALPEGKQPYVAHQKLYEYLGAGRPVLASNLPSVREEIEEGEALLFEPGNPEDLAQKAQIVLGNEDLAQKLAHKALKRAQYFDWPARTRRMLKILKGYGYG is encoded by the coding sequence GTGAAGGTCATTTATCTTCACCATCTCCCCTTTCCCTGGGGGCGGGCCCATGATGTGCATGTCATCAAAACGGTCTATTATTTGGCCCGAGAAGGCCTCCCTACTCTCCTTCTGGCTCCTTTAAAAAAGGCCTTCCGCCGGCCAGAGGCCCTCTTAAAATATTACGGTCTGGGCCCCCCTCCAGAAAAACTAAAGATAGTTCCTATCCCCGTACTGCGGATCAGAAGGCCTTTTAAACTCGCGGTTAATTCGATTTATGATCTCTTCTTGCGGCTTTATCTCCGCCGGCATCCTCCTTCCGAGGGGAGTCTTTTTCTCTTTTCGGAAGCCAGACTAGTCCGCCTCGCTCTGCGCCTGGCCCCGGAAGTACCGCGTATTTTGGAAATTCATGGACTACGCTACTTTAAAAAAGGGGGCCCCTGTCCGGAGGAAAAAAAGGTCTTTGAGGCCCTCTCCCTGGGGCTGATTACCACCAGAGCCCTTAAAGAGCTTATTCAGGAGATCTACGCCCCCTCTGTCCCCCTGGAGCACCTACCTTTGGCCTCCGAACCCCTTACGGATACAATCTCCCGGGATAAAAATCATCCCCCGCTTATGGTCTATGCGGGCCAACTTTATCCCGGCCAAGGAGTGGAGGTAGTGCTCGAAGCCTTAAAGTACCTACCTGCGGCAAGGTTGGTAGTGATTGGAGGAAGGAAAAAAGACCTTGACCGACTCCAAAGGCTTTCTCGGGCCCTGAACCTTTCCTCACGGGTAAAATTTACCGGCTACCTCCCTCCGGCCCAGGTCCGGTCCTGGTTACTCAAGGCGGACCTTTTAGTACTTCCGGCCCTTCCAGAAGGCAAGCAGCCCTATGTAGCCCACCAGAAACTGTATGAATATCTCGGGGCCGGCCGTCCCGTCTTGGCCAGCAACCTCCCCTCCGTGCGAGAAGAGATAGAAGAGGGCGAGGCCTTACTTTTTGAACCCGGGAACCCCGAGGATCTAGCCCAAAAAGCCCAAATAGTGCTGGGGAACGAGGATCTAGCCCAAAAACTGGCCCACAAAGCCCTCAAACGTGCGCAATATTTTGACTGGCCGGCTCGCACCCGAAGGATGCTGAAAATTCTAAAAGGATACGGCTATGGATAG
- a CDS encoding glycosyltransferase family 4 protein yields MKIALVRPRVGFGLGGAENYTAYVARELSRLGHEVTVVADRCEVPGVRLLRAPVVGRGSLAKTLSFFFNARRVLRQESFDLVYATGRFFPADWLRISDPLHLVWLRRGYARPPFLWPLRPRHRLLLWLEVQSLRAARRVIVNSRLVAREIAEFYPFASPKTEVIYNGVDLARFNPSVQRFRAEVRGELSLSEKDRALLFVGSDWRRKGLPFLLEVLEELPPEFKLLVAGGKPLGQKGRVYYLGPVREMERLYGAADLLTLPTRYDPFANVVLEALACGLPVITTPENGAAEVIPEGWGRVLPREAGKWKTELERVLEEKGGTISSQDWASWSWENHLRRLLG; encoded by the coding sequence ATGAAGATCGCCCTGGTACGTCCCCGGGTAGGTTTCGGGTTAGGGGGGGCCGAAAATTATACGGCCTATGTGGCCCGAGAACTGAGCCGCCTGGGACATGAGGTCACGGTGGTGGCCGACCGTTGCGAGGTCCCCGGGGTGCGCCTCCTAAGGGCCCCGGTGGTGGGCCGCGGGTCCCTGGCCAAGACCCTTTCTTTCTTTTTTAACGCCCGGCGTGTGCTCCGGCAGGAATCTTTCGACCTGGTTTATGCCACCGGGCGTTTTTTCCCCGCGGACTGGCTGAGGATCTCCGACCCCCTCCACCTCGTCTGGCTTAGGCGGGGATACGCAAGGCCGCCCTTTCTCTGGCCCCTTCGTCCCCGACATCGCCTCCTCCTCTGGCTCGAGGTCCAGAGTCTTCGTGCAGCCCGCCGGGTGATCGTAAATTCCCGCCTGGTGGCCCGGGAGATCGCGGAATTCTACCCCTTCGCCTCCCCCAAGACGGAAGTTATTTATAACGGGGTGGATCTTGCGCGGTTTAATCCTTCGGTGCAGCGCTTCCGGGCCGAGGTAAGAGGGGAACTCTCTCTCTCCGAAAAAGACCGGGCCCTCCTTTTTGTGGGCTCGGACTGGAGGAGGAAAGGACTGCCTTTCCTCCTAGAGGTGCTTGAGGAATTGCCCCCGGAGTTTAAACTTTTGGTGGCCGGCGGGAAACCTTTGGGACAGAAGGGCCGGGTCTATTATCTAGGGCCGGTGCGCGAGATGGAAAGACTTTACGGGGCGGCGGATCTCCTTACCCTTCCCACGCGGTACGATCCCTTCGCCAACGTGGTGCTTGAGGCCTTGGCCTGCGGCCTTCCGGTAATAACCACCCCGGAAAACGGCGCCGCAGAAGTGATCCCGGAAGGTTGGGGACGTGTACTTCCCAGGGAAGCCGGTAAGTGGAAAACCGAACTTGAAAGGGTTCTTGAGGAAAAAGGAGGGACGATTTCTTCCCAGGATTGGGCCTCCTGGAGTTGGGAAAACCACCTCCGGAGACTTCTCGGGTGA
- a CDS encoding SPL family radical SAM protein, whose protein sequence is MFLRKVLRKSPILKPPAFGCLRGVPSINLTRGCLHACVYCYARAFPETPEREVWLYANLPEKLREELRRRKARGKVPPAVTFSTASDLFQPHPEIQKKALEVLRLVLEAGLAVSFLTKGRLPEEVFSLLANWRQRVRPRVGLVASVPEYHRLFEPRTAPPALRLRQLERLSALGLSPAVRVDPVIPGLTDRQEVVEALFRRLSAVGVREVSVSYLVLRPGVLRQMARELPAGLLREILKFYRGEPWQKVITSATTKLARKEIREKGYRIFREIGRLYGIRVKICGCKNPDLPFEDCLPWELPEEELPLFAAGKG, encoded by the coding sequence GTGTTCCTCCGGAAGGTTCTCCGCAAAAGTCCGATCCTTAAGCCCCCGGCCTTTGGTTGCCTCCGGGGGGTCCCTTCGATCAACCTCACCCGGGGTTGTCTCCACGCCTGTGTTTACTGTTATGCCCGGGCCTTTCCCGAAACTCCGGAAAGGGAGGTCTGGCTTTACGCCAATCTCCCCGAAAAATTGCGGGAAGAACTCCGACGGCGTAAAGCCCGAGGAAAAGTTCCCCCGGCGGTGACCTTTTCCACGGCCTCCGATCTCTTTCAGCCTCATCCGGAAATCCAGAAAAAGGCCTTGGAGGTCCTGCGTTTGGTGCTTGAGGCCGGGCTTGCAGTCTCCTTTCTCACCAAAGGGCGTCTTCCAGAGGAAGTCTTTTCCCTTCTTGCCAACTGGCGCCAGCGGGTCCGCCCCCGGGTAGGGCTGGTGGCCTCGGTCCCGGAATACCATCGGCTTTTTGAACCTCGAACCGCCCCGCCGGCCCTGCGCCTCAGACAACTGGAGCGCCTTTCCGCCTTGGGACTTTCGCCGGCGGTGCGGGTGGACCCGGTCATCCCCGGTCTCACCGACCGGCAGGAGGTGGTGGAGGCCCTTTTCCGGAGACTTTCCGCCGTGGGGGTGCGCGAGGTCTCGGTAAGTTACCTGGTACTCCGTCCGGGGGTTCTCCGGCAAATGGCCCGGGAGCTTCCGGCCGGCCTCCTGCGAGAGATCCTGAAATTTTATCGGGGTGAACCCTGGCAGAAGGTCATCACCTCCGCCACCACCAAATTGGCCCGGAAGGAAATTCGGGAAAAGGGCTATCGTATCTTCCGGGAGATAGGCCGCCTTTACGGAATAAGAGTAAAGATCTGCGGGTGCAAGAATCCGGATCTCCCCTTCGAGGATTGCCTCCCCTGGGAACTCCCGGAAGAAGAACTTCCCCTTTTTGCCGCGGGAAAAGGGTAA
- a CDS encoding YkgJ family cysteine cluster protein, translating to MAITELRGLDRIIVPIKLEPGTKFVFQCGPGVPCFKLCCSALYLPLTPYDILRLRDHFGLTTDEFLILYTEPFILPRSGLPVARLKMRDDAEKTCPFLGEEGCTVYPVRPLACRYYPLGLGIFRNRDEGRNEDFYYLVKEGFCQGLDSGPEITVEEYRQSQGIPETEEPIKEWAEIVMKKESLGPIEVPQKSLELFFLVSTNPERFRRFVFESKFLEIFEVDEETLSRIREDDLALLQFGFRWLKTVLFGEDLVKRRREVPREKKIKPF from the coding sequence ATGGCTATTACCGAATTGCGCGGTCTGGACCGCATTATCGTGCCCATTAAGCTGGAGCCCGGGACCAAGTTCGTCTTTCAGTGTGGTCCCGGGGTCCCTTGTTTTAAACTCTGCTGTTCGGCCCTCTATCTTCCCCTTACCCCTTACGACATCCTGCGTCTGAGGGATCACTTCGGGCTTACCACGGACGAATTTCTGATCCTCTACACGGAGCCCTTTATCCTCCCCCGTTCGGGGCTTCCGGTGGCCCGGCTCAAAATGCGAGACGACGCTGAGAAGACCTGCCCCTTCCTAGGAGAGGAGGGCTGCACCGTCTATCCGGTAAGGCCCCTGGCCTGTCGTTACTATCCCCTGGGGCTGGGTATCTTCCGCAATCGGGACGAGGGACGCAACGAGGACTTCTATTACCTGGTGAAAGAGGGCTTCTGTCAGGGGCTCGATTCCGGGCCGGAGATTACCGTGGAGGAATACCGCCAGAGCCAGGGTATTCCGGAGACCGAAGAGCCTATCAAGGAGTGGGCCGAAATCGTCATGAAAAAGGAGTCCCTCGGCCCTATCGAAGTGCCCCAAAAGAGCCTGGAGCTCTTTTTCCTGGTGAGCACCAACCCGGAAAGGTTTCGGCGCTTTGTCTTTGAGAGCAAATTTTTGGAGATCTTTGAGGTGGATGAGGAAACCCTCTCCCGCATCCGGGAGGACGATCTGGCCCTCCTTCAGTTCGGCTTTCGTTGGCTTAAGACCGTCCTTTTCGGGGAGGACCTGGTCAAACGGCGCCGGGAAGTGCCCCGGGAGAAGAAGATCAAACCCTTCTAG
- the rsmB gene encoding 16S rRNA (cytosine(967)-C(5))-methyltransferase RsmB — MPKLPRRNPRAMALKTLIRWEKGKPLLDEILSEVLVKSVLPDPRDRAFCGELVNGVVRHLYYLDYVLSRFSEEPLERMDPQVRNLLRLSAYQLLFTRVPARAAVAEAVKLLKRGRGPWVVSFVNAVLRRIAEVRDNPPEPPREMNPVTYLSIRYSYPEWLVERWLSRFGEEETERLLAAGNEKPPLVVRTNTLRVTRQQLLAYLRSEIPEAEPCRYSPEGIILHGFRGPITALRAFRAGWLQVQDEASQLVSYLVSPRPGERVLDACAGVGGKTTHLAQLMRNTGRIYACDLYPWRLERLQENARRLGITNVEVISGDVLESVKALGGNFFDRVLVDAPCTGTGVIRRHPDIKWARKPEDLVTVPQKQLALLEGLAGVLKPGGVLVYATCSLEPEENEEVVARFRERHRGFEIEDPRKVLPEAAAELVDEQGFLHTYPHRHGLDGFFGVRLRKRS, encoded by the coding sequence ATGCCCAAGCTTCCCCGCCGCAATCCCCGCGCTATGGCCTTAAAGACCCTCATCCGCTGGGAGAAGGGAAAGCCCCTCTTGGACGAGATCCTTTCCGAGGTCTTGGTAAAAAGTGTCCTTCCCGATCCTCGAGATCGAGCCTTCTGTGGGGAACTGGTAAACGGCGTCGTCCGCCACCTCTATTATTTAGACTATGTGCTTTCTCGATTTTCCGAAGAGCCCCTGGAGCGCATGGACCCTCAGGTGCGCAATCTCCTGCGTCTTTCGGCCTATCAGCTCCTTTTTACCCGGGTGCCGGCCCGAGCCGCGGTGGCCGAGGCGGTAAAACTCCTCAAACGCGGCCGAGGTCCGTGGGTAGTTTCCTTTGTGAATGCCGTACTCCGGCGCATCGCCGAAGTGCGGGACAACCCTCCGGAACCTCCCCGGGAGATGAACCCGGTAACCTATCTTTCGATACGCTACTCCTATCCCGAATGGTTGGTAGAGAGATGGCTCTCCCGCTTCGGAGAGGAAGAGACCGAAAGACTTTTGGCCGCCGGGAACGAGAAACCCCCTCTGGTGGTGCGGACCAACACCCTGCGGGTCACCCGGCAACAGCTCCTGGCTTATCTCCGATCCGAGATCCCGGAGGCCGAACCCTGTCGTTATAGCCCGGAGGGGATTATCCTCCACGGCTTCCGAGGCCCCATTACCGCCCTGCGGGCCTTTCGGGCCGGCTGGCTCCAAGTACAGGACGAGGCCAGCCAGTTGGTTTCTTACCTGGTCTCTCCCCGGCCCGGAGAGCGGGTGCTGGACGCCTGTGCCGGGGTAGGGGGCAAGACCACCCATCTCGCACAGCTTATGCGCAATACCGGCCGCATCTATGCCTGCGATCTTTACCCCTGGCGGCTTGAACGCCTCCAAGAAAACGCCCGCCGCCTAGGAATAACCAACGTGGAGGTCATCTCCGGGGACGTACTGGAGTCCGTAAAGGCCCTGGGAGGAAATTTCTTCGACCGCGTCCTGGTGGACGCCCCTTGCACCGGCACCGGGGTCATCCGCCGGCATCCGGACATCAAATGGGCCCGGAAGCCGGAGGATCTGGTGACCGTACCCCAGAAACAGCTGGCCCTCCTTGAGGGACTGGCCGGGGTCCTCAAGCCCGGAGGGGTCCTGGTCTACGCCACCTGCAGCCTCGAACCGGAAGAAAATGAAGAGGTGGTGGCCCGCTTCCGGGAAAGACACCGCGGCTTTGAAATAGAAGACCCCCGAAAGGTCCTCCCGGAGGCCGCGGCCGAACTGGTGGACGAGCAGGGTTTTCTCCATACCTATCCCCATCGCCATGGCCTGGACGGATTTTTCGGGGTAAGATTACGCAAACGATCCTAA
- a CDS encoding nicotinate phosphoribosyltransferase yields the protein MNWLNLSPLLTDLYELTMAQVYVEREMLAPATFSLFVRKLPRRRSFLLAAGLGPLLEALEKLRFSEEDLAYLESLKLFKPTFLDYLRQFRFTGEIWALPEGTVFFENEPVLEVTAPLPEAQLIETLAINLINVETAVATKAARCVLAARGRACVDFGARRTHGLEASLHAARASYVAGFTATSNVLAGKLFGIPVTGTMAHSFVESFPTEAEAFRAFAENFPERTVFLIDTYDTLRGAEVAAQVARELAARGIYVRGVRLDSGNVIELSREVRRLLDEAGLPEIKIFVSGGLDEEKIAEIVESGAPVEAFGVGTKMGVSADAPYLDLAYKLVEYDGRPRMKLSEGKLTYPGRKQVFRRRDVAGVFYEDELGLREEDLPGEPLLRCFMKEGRLLSRPPALSEIRQYAAEQLRYLPADIREGRRTPNPRISKKLAELRQRTEEALRRGN from the coding sequence TGCTGGCCCCGGCCACCTTTTCCCTCTTTGTCCGCAAGCTCCCTCGGCGACGTTCTTTTCTTTTGGCCGCAGGCCTTGGGCCCCTCCTTGAAGCCCTGGAAAAACTCCGTTTTTCCGAAGAGGATCTGGCCTATCTCGAATCCCTAAAGCTCTTCAAACCTACCTTTTTGGACTATCTGCGCCAATTCCGTTTTACCGGGGAGATCTGGGCCCTGCCGGAGGGGACGGTCTTTTTTGAAAACGAACCCGTGCTGGAGGTCACTGCCCCGCTGCCTGAGGCCCAGCTGATCGAGACCCTGGCCATCAATCTCATCAATGTGGAGACGGCGGTGGCCACCAAGGCGGCCCGGTGCGTGCTTGCGGCCCGGGGAAGGGCCTGTGTGGATTTTGGGGCCCGGCGCACTCACGGCCTGGAAGCCAGCCTGCATGCGGCCCGAGCCTCCTATGTTGCAGGCTTTACCGCCACCAGCAATGTGCTGGCGGGAAAACTCTTCGGTATTCCGGTCACCGGGACTATGGCCCACTCCTTTGTGGAAAGCTTCCCCACCGAGGCCGAAGCCTTCCGGGCCTTTGCCGAAAACTTTCCGGAAAGGACGGTCTTTCTCATCGATACCTACGATACCCTGCGGGGAGCGGAGGTGGCGGCCCAGGTGGCCCGGGAACTGGCCGCTCGGGGTATCTATGTGCGGGGAGTGAGGCTGGACTCCGGAAACGTGATCGAACTGTCCCGGGAGGTCCGACGTCTTCTCGACGAAGCCGGGCTTCCAGAGATAAAGATCTTCGTCTCCGGGGGGCTGGACGAGGAAAAGATCGCCGAAATTGTAGAATCCGGGGCCCCGGTGGAGGCCTTTGGAGTGGGGACCAAAATGGGGGTCTCGGCCGATGCCCCTTACTTGGACCTGGCCTACAAGCTCGTGGAATATGACGGCCGCCCCAGGATGAAACTCTCGGAGGGCAAGCTCACCTATCCCGGACGCAAACAGGTCTTCCGACGCCGGGATGTGGCCGGGGTCTTTTACGAGGACGAACTGGGGCTGCGGGAAGAAGATCTACCCGGAGAGCCTCTTTTGCGGTGTTTCATGAAAGAGGGGCGCCTTCTTTCCCGGCCGCCTGCACTTTCCGAGATCCGGCAGTATGCCGCCGAGCAGTTGCGCTACCTCCCGGCAGACATCCGGGAAGGGCGGCGCACTCCCAACCCCCGCATCTCCAAAAAACTCGCGGAACTGCGGCAGCGCACCGAAGAGGCCCTGCGCCGGGGGAATTAA